TGCCGATCACCACCGACATCAATCCCAGCGACGGCCAGTTCACAGTGGTGCTGCTCAAGGCGGGCAACTTGCTGCGGCTGATTCCCAACCTGATCGACTCGTTGCGGGCCAAGTTGAACCTGGGTGATCCTCTGTTCAGTGGCAATCTGGAAACCCTGTACGCCCGTGAGATTACCGTGGACGCGGTTGATCCCTTTCCGCTGCAATACGACGGCGAACTCATGGTGGAGACGACGCCCTTCACCGCGCGTATTTTGCCCCGTGCGGTTCGGTTTATCACCGCGGTCAGAGAGGAAGAGGTAGAGACCTAAGGACGAATTGTTATCCTTGAGTCGTGACCAATGCCTCCTATAGGTCTGACAACCAGCGAACCTGTCGGATTTGCCGTCAGACCAAAATTCTTGAACTGTTTCCAAAGAATCGGCCCGATGGCAGCCGTCATATGCGTTGTCTGGTATGTCAGTCAGGCCAAGTCGTACCAGACGAGATATCACTATGATGATCGACGCCGAGCTTTCCAGATTGCTTACAGTATGAACGGAAGTGTGGAGCGGCGTTTTCCCCATTTGGCCCGACTGCCGCCGGAGCAACTAGTAACTGTCATGCTGGAAACGCAAGGCTGCCGATACTGTGGCTTACCCAACGACGGTTTGGGACGAGGATTTCAGCTCGACCATGTCATCCCGTTGTCGAAAGGCGGCGCTCACGACTTTGGTAATATCGCGCTGTGTTGCGAACCTTGTAACCGCGCCAAATGGAATTCTACAGAAACTGAGTTTCTGGACTGGTTGCGCGGCGCGGCTCAGCGGTTACAGACTTTGTCAGATACATAGTTTATGTTCTATAATTTCACTTATGGAACATAGGATCAGCACGTGACAGGTGAGGCGCTAGTTTTAGCTTCTCGTTGGGCAAACGCCGCCAACCGTCGGCGTGAAGGCCTGAGGGCAGCGCATGAGCAAAATGCTGGTGCGCTATCCGATTTGCTTGTAACGTATATGCGTCTCAAATCCAGCCGAGGCGCGCGGGTCAGCCAACTGACACTGGAACACTACTGTGAATCGGTCAGACGCTTTCTGATTTTTACTGGACCCCCCGAATCGCCTGAGCGGGCTCTGAATCAGCTCAACGCTGAGGACTTTGAGGTCTGGCTCCTGACTATGCAGCAGACTGGTCTGTCAACCTCAAGCATCAAGCGCCACCTTTACGGTGTGAGAAACTTGATGAAGGCGCTGGTCTGGGCTGGAGCGATCGCTAGTGATCCCACTGCTGGGGTGAGACCTCCTAGCGACACGACGCCTGCACACGCTAAGAAGCAGGCCCTTTCTGTCGCACAGTACGCGGACTTGCTGGCGCTGCCAGCTGCTCTGCACCTCACAGACACACTCCGCGCCCACCGCGACGTCCTCCTCCTCGAACTCGGCGGTAGCGTCGGCCTGCGTGCTGCAGAGTTGGTCGGTTTAAATATGGATGACATAGACCTCGGCGGGCGCCACTTACGAATTCGCGGCAAAGGCGGCAAACAGCGCACGATACCTATCACTACCCAAATCGAGCGCAGGCTACGAGCTTGGATCGTTTCCCGGTCTGCGCTCTCAGGAGAAAAGCTAAAAACCGATGCCCTCTTGGTTTCATTGACCGGACGCAACTATGGCGGGCGGCTGACAACCAAAGGCGGACGCGATATCGCCGCCTTTTATTACCGGGCACTTGGTCTGTCTCCAGAATTGTGGGGGCTTCACACCCTCAGACGCACGGCAGGCACCCACCTGTACCGCGCCACCCGTGACCTCCATGTCGTTGCGGACGTGCTGGGCCACTCATCCGTTAATACCTCGGCCATCTACGCCAAAATGGACACGGAGGTCAGGCGGGAGGCAATGGAAGCGATGGAACGTCTGCGCGATCCACAAGAGTAATCCTCAACGCCGCCGATCCAACCTCAACCCATACCCGATCATCCCCAGCGCCAGCAATAGCGCGGGCCAGTCGCCGACGCGGTTG
This sequence is a window from Deinococcus humi. Protein-coding genes within it:
- a CDS encoding HNH endonuclease, with amino-acid sequence MLETQGCRYCGLPNDGLGRGFQLDHVIPLSKGGAHDFGNIALCCEPCNRAKWNSTETEFLDWLRGAAQRLQTLSDT
- a CDS encoding tyrosine-type recombinase/integrase, whose translation is MTGEALVLASRWANAANRRREGLRAAHEQNAGALSDLLVTYMRLKSSRGARVSQLTLEHYCESVRRFLIFTGPPESPERALNQLNAEDFEVWLLTMQQTGLSTSSIKRHLYGVRNLMKALVWAGAIASDPTAGVRPPSDTTPAHAKKQALSVAQYADLLALPAALHLTDTLRAHRDVLLLELGGSVGLRAAELVGLNMDDIDLGGRHLRIRGKGGKQRTIPITTQIERRLRAWIVSRSALSGEKLKTDALLVSLTGRNYGGRLTTKGGRDIAAFYYRALGLSPELWGLHTLRRTAGTHLYRATRDLHVVADVLGHSSVNTSAIYAKMDTEVRREAMEAMERLRDPQE